In Candidatus Didemnitutus sp., the genomic window GAGCGCGTGCAGCCCGCGCAGCGCCGCGCGTCGATGCTCGCGTCCGGGAATCTGCATCAGGCCATTGAACAGGAAAAGCACCCCCGCAAACCCCGCCGGCGCCGCCCGGCGCCGGCGGCCCTTGTAACCTATTAGGTTACAAGGGCCGGTGCCTCGCTCGGGAGTGGCGGTGGGATTGTAACCTAATAGGTTACAATGGTCGGGGAGCTGGGTGGCGTCGGCGTGGAGGAAGCGGATGCGGCGGGTGAGTTTTTTCTCGCGGGCGAAGTGGCGGGCCTGATCGAGGAGTTCCTCGGCGAAGTCGAAGGCGGTGAGCTGCGTGTAGCCGAGCTCGGCGAGGGCGAGCGTGACGCGGCCGGTGCCGCAGCCGGCTTCGAGGAGCGGGGCGCGGCGGTCGGGGAAGTGTTGCTCGATGAGTTTCCGCTCGGAGGCCCAGAGACCGAGACGCTCGGCGGCACGCGAGTAGTGCACGACCGACTCGACGGCGTTGAAGTCGGCGCGGACGGTGGCGCCGGTGATCTTTGTCACTTTCTGCGCCATGTGGCGACGAACATGCCGTTGGCGTTCAGCTCGTGGGGGTGGAGGAAAAGCGTGGAGCTGGGAGCCGGGAGCTCGGAGCTGGGAGAGGGGAAGACGGGGGCGGGTTCGAAATCGTGGTGGGCGGCGGTGAAGGCTTCGGCGATGGCGGTGGTCTCGGCGCGGGTGAGGGTGCAGACGGCGTAGACGAGGCGGCCGCCGGATTTCAGCGAGCCGGCGACGTTGTCGAGGAGCTTGGCTTGGATGGCGGCGAGTTCGTGGACGTCCGCCGGCTGCGTGGTCCAGCGCGCGTGCGGGTTGCGCTGCCAGGTGCCGATGCCGCTGCACGGGGCGTCGACGAGGATGCCGTCGAATTTGGTTTTCGTGGGGAGCTTGGCGGAGCCGTCCCACGGGGCGGCGCGGTAGTTGAAGGCGCCGGCGCGCGAGGCGCGTTTCTTCAGGTTTTCGAGACGACGCAGGGAACGGTCGCTGGCCCAGAGGAGGCCTTTGTTCTGCATCAGGTCGGAGAGGTGGAGCGTCTTGCCGCCTTCGCCGGCACAGGCGTCCCACCAGGTTTGGCCGGGTTGCGGCGCGCAGGCGTGGCCGACGAGTTGAGAGGCGAGGTCCTGGATCTCGAAGCGGCCGTCGCGGAATTCGTCGGTGAGGAAGAGGTCGCGGGAGCCGGAGTAGCGATAAGCAGTAAGCTTTAGGCTGTAAGCCTCGGAGGCGGGCGCGCAGTCGCCGAGGCGGGCGGGGAGATCGCGGGCTTCGTTTTGCTTGGCGCGGAGCCAGAGGACGGGTTCGCGCTGGAGTTGGCGGAGCCAGTCGGGCGGGACGTCCATCTCGCTTTTCAGCCAGTCGGGGACGGCGCGGGCGGCGAGGGTTTCGGGTTTGAAGGACGCGGGGGCGTGATCGAAGCGCGCTTGGAGGTCGAGCGCGGCTTGGGTCTGTTTTTGCAGCGACTGCTTCGGCTCGAGCCAGCGGAACCAGCGGAAATAGGCGAACACGGCGCGGCTGACGGCGCGGCGCAGCGCGGGAGCGGAGCCGTGGCGCGTGCGGCCGAGCGTCTCGCGCAGCGCGGCGTCGGCGGGCGTGCCGGCCTGAACGAGTTTCAGGACGCGGGCGGTTTCGTTGAGGACGGCGGAATCGGGCACGCCGTGAAGAGAGCCGGTCAGAGGTGCTTCTTCAAGAATGCTTCGACGCGGGTGAATAACTCGGTGCGGTGCGCGAGTTCGCTGAGGCCGTGCGCCTCGTCGGGGATGAACCACGCTTCGTGGGGCACGCCGGCTTTTTTCAGAGCGCGGACGAGGCTGCGCGATTGGTCGGTGTCGGCGTTGCGGTCCTCCTTGCCGTGGGCGACGAAGATCGGGATGCGGACGTTTGCGACGGCTTGGAGCGGGGACATGGCGTCGAATTTGGCGCGGTCCTTCTCGGGGTCGCCGAAATCGCGGCGCAGCCACGCGTAGCGATACTCGTTTCCGTTGTCCTTGTCCTGTTGCATCAGTTCGGCCCAGTCGAAGACGCCGGCGAAGGTGATCGCGCATTTGTAGAGGTCCGGTTCGAACGCCGCGCCGCTCATGGCGAGGTAGCCGCCGAAGCTGGCGCCGAAGATCGCGAGATGGGCGGGGTCGGAGATTTTGGCGGCGACGAGGGCGCGCACGCCGTCGGTGACGTCGTCGTGCATTTTCCGAAACTCCATGGCCGGCGCGAGGGAGAGCGCGGCGTTGTAGCCGGAGGAGCCGCGGTAGTTCGGGCGGAAGACGACGTAGCCGCGCGAGGCGAGGAACTGGCTCCACGGCTCGTAGCCCCAGACGTCGCGGGCCCAGGGGCCGCCGTGCGGCAGGACGACGGTCGGCGCGGGTTTTCCTTCCACGTAGTTCTGTGGGAGCGTGACGTAGCCGTCGAGCGTGAGGCCGTCGCGCGTGCGGAAGCTCATCAGGCGGACGGGCGCGAGGAGTCTCTCGGGGAGCCAAGGGGCGAGGTCGGCGATCTTGCGGACCTTGTGGGCGGCGAGGTCGATGAAGTAGAGCGTGCCGGGATGGCGGTCGGAGCCGCTGGTGACGAGCAATTTCTGCCCGTCGCGGCTGCGGCTGGTGATGTGGTTGAGACGATCTGGCGGCAGAGCGGAGTCGATTGTCGCCTGCAGCGCCTGATCGGCGGCACGAAACCAAAAACGCGTCGGAGCCTGCTGCGCATAGGTAAGGCTGACGGGTTCACGTCCGTCGGGGGAAAAATGCAGCCGACCGTCGCTGAAATCGTATTTTTCGTC contains:
- a CDS encoding class I SAM-dependent methyltransferase yields the protein MAQKVTKITGATVRADFNAVESVVHYSRAAERLGLWASERKLIEQHFPDRRAPLLEAGCGTGRVTLALAELGYTQLTAFDFAEELLDQARHFAREKKLTRRIRFLHADATQLPDHCNLLGYNPTATPERGTGPCNLIGYKGRRRRAAPAGFAGVLFLFNGLMQIPGREHRRAALRGLHALVRPGAPLLFTTHDRDDEPAERRHWARHAELWAQGKQDPALVEFGDRYFVDDDHYRVFMHLPDRAEILEDLAATGWTHEWDEMRRRIAAESSDVKDFSDECRFWLARKPA
- a CDS encoding RsmB/NOP family class I SAM-dependent RNA methyltransferase, whose product is MKLVQAGTPADAALRETLGRTRHGSAPALRRAVSRAVFAYFRWFRWLEPKQSLQKQTQAALDLQARFDHAPASFKPETLAARAVPDWLKSEMDVPPDWLRQLQREPVLWLRAKQNEARDLPARLGDCAPASEAYSLKLTAYRYSGSRDLFLTDEFRDGRFEIQDLASQLVGHACAPQPGQTWWDACAGEGGKTLHLSDLMQNKGLLWASDRSLRRLENLKKRASRAGAFNYRAAPWDGSAKLPTKTKFDGILVDAPCSGIGTWQRNPHARWTTQPADVHELAAIQAKLLDNVAGSLKSGGRLVYAVCTLTRAETTAIAEAFTAAHHDFEPAPVFPSPSSELPAPSSTLFLHPHELNANGMFVATWRRK
- a CDS encoding S9 family peptidase; its protein translation is MRKNSLNYFGDRNKNVVGIITRPQNVDSVPRWLCDRDGEIRYAFGLIKAEQLLFRRASDGKWTPIKIDFERDTPLAVDTDSAVLLIAHLNDEGSCELRRFDTRNNSLGPVLYTDEKYDFSDGRLHFSPDGREPVSLTYAQQAPTRFWFRAADQALQATIDSALPPDRLNHITSRSRDGQKLLVTSGSDRHPGTLYFIDLAAHKVRKIADLAPWLPERLLAPVRLMSFRTRDGLTLDGYVTLPQNYVEGKPAPTVVLPHGGPWARDVWGYEPWSQFLASRGYVVFRPNYRGSSGYNAALSLAPAMEFRKMHDDVTDGVRALVAAKISDPAHLAIFGASFGGYLAMSGAAFEPDLYKCAITFAGVFDWAELMQQDKDNGNEYRYAWLRRDFGDPEKDRAKFDAMSPLQAVANVRIPIFVAHGKEDRNADTDQSRSLVRALKKAGVPHEAWFIPDEAHGLSELAHRTELFTRVEAFLKKHL